A stretch of the Rosa rugosa chromosome 5, drRosRugo1.1, whole genome shotgun sequence genome encodes the following:
- the LOC133708975 gene encoding uncharacterized protein LOC133708975 codes for MSYWRGTFCVAMTGWEYQSGSNEGEPTFRIKSEFQPIRAGLRYNLTREEECRIARIKGCWKNRNLLDFRLLTGWELLVDQQLTRAIDTPPGNKASRDAFDRAMDRAEIDNFLEAMYASGEVAQRTVVNPETLEVSASEVPVVLPMPHHSHLGADGLPSVQGDGNAGGGKKGSSTVPQKERVVATRRGPQKERVVVPAGAAATAVGRQPPKGSRAAPAGDTRGILRKRRQCDSAGEEDDDETLEVQCITIIQICRLLSSKTSN; via the exons atgtcctactggcgggggacgttttgcgtggccaTGACAGGGTGGGAGTACCAGTCGGGGTCGAACGAGGGGgaaccgacgtttaggattaagtcggagtttcaaccaatccgag cgggactgcgttataacctgacgcgtgaggaagagtgccgtaTTGCGCGCATCAAAGGCTGTTGGaagaatcgcaatttgctggacttccgtctcctcaccggctgggagctgttggtcgatcagcagctaacgcgcgctattg atactccgccaggcaacaaagcgagccgtgacgcctttgacagagccatggaccgtgcggagatagacaacttctTGGAGGCGATGTACGCGTCAGGGGAGGTGGCCCAAAGAacagttgtgaacccggagactcTGGAGGTGAgtgcatccgaggttccggtggtgctgcccatgccgcaccactcccacctaggggccgacggtctgcccagcgtgcaggggGATGGGAATGCGGGCGGGGGAAAAAAGGGGTCCTCTAccgtgccgcagaaggaaagagtagttgccactcgacgtgggccacagaaAGAAAGAGTTGTGGTGCCGGCGGGGGCTGCCGCTactgcggtggggagacaaccgccgaaggggtCCAGGGCTGCGCCCGCTGGAGATACACGGGGGATCCTGCGGAAGCGGCGCCAGTGTGactcggccggggaggaggatgatgatgagacCCTTgag